In the genome of Nitrospira sp., the window ACGTCGAGCACACGACCGTCGTTGCTCACCTCGACGTAATCCAGCCCATTGAGATCCGCCTGACGCACCTCTTCACGCCGGCGATCGTCATGACACATTACTCCGGAATCCACGAGCTACACCTTTCGTAAAAACTGAGTCGTGCGACGCTCATTCGTACGCCGCACCAGGTACTGAATAAGGATGGTAAGCCTGCCTTCGTCGTTGTTCATCACTTCCAGCCGTTCGACCGCAATGAGATCGCCGAGCCACCGTTGCAAGCCGGCCTGAACGGTAAATTGAAGGGCTGTGGCAAGTTCGGAACTGTTCGGCGTAAAGATCATCTGCAGCAGGCCACTGCCGAAATCCGGCCGATTCGCCCGCTCGCCGGGGTTGGTAAACAGGAACTCTTCGATCATGTCGCGGATATGATCCGCCTCGCCGGTCGTTGCCGTACGACCGACCCGGTCGAAATGAAAGGGATAGTCGATATTCATCAATTCCCCCTGACACGCATCTGCGTCATAACAATATTGACTCCGGTCCCATTCGGTGCGCAGATCGCCTGGCTATCTTGCAATAACACCGGAATCCCCCCTGCCTTGACGCGCAAGGCCGCCGTCATCCACTGGGCCGTGACGCAGGGCACCGGCGACCCGCTGACATTAAACGGGCATCCAACCACCGTATGAGGGGCGGACTGAGTGACCACCATCTGTCCACTAACCTTCACCCGAGGGTTGGGAGCCGTCGCTTGGGCTTGCCCCGCATGGAGACAGAGCACCGTGGCACCCAGATGCAGAAGATACCCTGGCATTACGTCACCTCCAAGGCCCCGCT includes:
- a CDS encoding GPW/gp25 family protein codes for the protein MNIDYPFHFDRVGRTATTGEADHIRDMIEEFLFTNPGERANRPDFGSGLLQMIFTPNSSELATALQFTVQAGLQRWLGDLIAVERLEVMNNDEGRLTILIQYLVRRTNERRTTQFLRKV